The Saccharopolyspora gloriosae genome window below encodes:
- the mftC gene encoding mycofactocin radical SAM maturase (MftC is a radical SAM/SPASM enzyme that catalyzes the first two steps in biosynthesis of the electron carrier mycofactocin from the terminal Val-Tyr dipeptide of the precursor peptide MftA.), with the protein MRLIEHFQHGLDSPICLTWELTYACNLSCVHCLSASGRRDPRELSTAECKAVIDEFQRMQVFYVNIGGGEPTVRSDFWELVEYAVDHQVGVKFSTNGVRLTPERARWLAGTDYVDVQLSLDGATAEVNDRVRGAGSYDTALTAMANLRDAGFRDFKISVVLTRENVGQLDRFKEIADEYGAQLRITRLRPSGRGADVWDELHPTAEQQREIYDWLVAHGEGVLTGDSFFHLNALGSTPLPGLNLCGAGRVVCLIDPVGDVYACPFAIHDEFLAGNVRDDGGFGSVWRESELFARLREPQTGGACTSCSAYDACQGGCMAAKFFTGLPLDGPDPECVLGNGERALAGVATSIPKPDKDHSHRGRRKKQPVTVGIGWGPPEPEAIPDRACDTSPLAGFRP; encoded by the coding sequence ATGCGGCTCATCGAGCACTTCCAGCACGGCCTGGACTCCCCGATCTGCCTCACCTGGGAACTGACCTACGCCTGCAACCTGTCCTGCGTGCACTGCCTGTCCGCCTCCGGGCGCCGCGATCCGCGCGAGCTGTCCACCGCCGAGTGCAAGGCGGTCATCGACGAGTTCCAACGCATGCAGGTGTTCTACGTGAACATCGGCGGCGGTGAACCGACCGTGCGCTCCGATTTCTGGGAGCTCGTGGAGTACGCCGTCGACCACCAGGTGGGCGTCAAGTTCTCCACCAACGGCGTGCGGCTGACCCCGGAGCGGGCGCGCTGGCTCGCGGGCACCGACTACGTCGACGTGCAGCTGTCCCTGGACGGGGCGACCGCCGAGGTCAACGACCGGGTGCGGGGCGCGGGCTCCTACGACACGGCGTTGACCGCGATGGCGAACCTGCGCGACGCCGGGTTCCGCGACTTCAAGATCAGTGTCGTGCTGACCAGGGAGAACGTCGGGCAGCTGGACCGGTTCAAGGAGATCGCCGACGAGTACGGCGCGCAGCTGCGCATCACCCGCCTGCGGCCCTCCGGTCGCGGCGCCGACGTGTGGGACGAGCTGCACCCGACCGCCGAGCAGCAGCGGGAGATCTACGACTGGCTCGTCGCGCACGGCGAGGGAGTGCTCACCGGCGACTCGTTCTTCCACCTCAACGCGCTGGGCTCCACCCCGCTGCCGGGGCTGAACCTCTGCGGCGCGGGGCGCGTCGTGTGCCTCATCGACCCCGTCGGCGACGTGTACGCGTGCCCGTTCGCGATCCACGACGAGTTCCTCGCGGGGAACGTGCGCGATGACGGCGGATTCGGCTCCGTGTGGCGGGAATCGGAGTTGTTCGCGCGGCTGCGGGAACCGCAGACCGGCGGCGCCTGCACCTCGTGCTCGGCCTACGACGCCTGCCAAGGCGGGTGCATGGCCGCGAAGTTCTTCACCGGGCTGCCGCTGGACGGGCCGGACCCGGAATGCGTGCTCGGCAACGGGGAACGCGCGCTCGCCGGGGTCGCAACGAGCATCCCCAAGCCGGACAAGGACCATTCGCACCGCGGCAGGCGGAAGAAGCAGCCGGTGACCGTCGGCATCGGCTGGGGTCCGCCGGAGCCCGAGGCGATCCCGGACCGGGCGTGCGACACCAGCCCGCTCGCCGGATTCCGGCCGTAG
- the mftB gene encoding mycofactocin biosynthesis chaperone MftB (MftB, a small protein, is a peptide chaperone that assists the radical SAM enzyme MftC in performing two modifications to the C-terminal Val-Tyr dipeptide of the mycofactocin precursor peptide, MftA. MftB's role is analogous to the role of PqqD in the biosynthesis of PQQ, a cofactor that derives entirely from a Tyr and a Glu in the precursor PqqA.) — MACAASTEPGAAAGFDPGRPHRLSPTVSLRPERFGALVYDFTTRRLSFLKTPELVALVRELENQPDVHAALAETGVPAEQHPRYLQALAGLCDAGTIRPRG; from the coding sequence ATGGCATGTGCGGCGTCTACTGAGCCCGGCGCGGCGGCCGGCTTCGACCCCGGCCGCCCGCACCGCCTGAGCCCCACCGTCTCGCTGCGCCCGGAGCGGTTCGGCGCGCTCGTCTACGACTTCACCACCCGACGGTTGTCGTTCCTCAAGACGCCGGAACTCGTCGCCCTCGTCCGCGAACTGGAGAACCAGCCGGACGTGCACGCCGCCCTCGCCGAGACCGGCGTGCCCGCCGAACAGCACCCGCGCTACCTCCAGGCCCTCGCCGGGCTGTGCGACGCGGGCACCATCCGGCCCCGCGGCTGA
- the mftA gene encoding mycofactocin precursor MftA (Mycofactocin is a small molecule electron carrier derived from the final two amino acids, Val-Tyr, of MftA, the mycofactocin precursor. It plays a role in redox homeostasis and the metabolism of alcohols and aldehydes in Actinobacteria, including Mycobacterium tuberculosis.), which produces MSDSQHGAPADTAPVDGVEDDLLVEEVSIDGMCGVY; this is translated from the coding sequence ATGAGCGATTCCCAGCACGGCGCACCCGCCGACACCGCACCCGTGGACGGCGTCGAAGACGACCTGCTCGTCGAGGAAGTGTCGATCGATGGCATGTGCGGCGTCTACTGA
- the mftR gene encoding mycofactocin system transcriptional regulator (MftR, the mycofactocin system transcriptional regulator, is an uncharacterized TetR family DNA-binding transcription factor. Its role is inferred by context. It occurs as part of the biosynthesis locus for mycofactocin, a partially characterized electron carrier derived from the terminal Val-Tyr dipeptide of the precursor peptide MftA, through a radical SAM enzyme-mediated process.), protein MAGPASVHPTGAGTGPGRRRTTSPVELERVAFALFDSDGFEHTTVERIARTAGIGRRTFFRYFESKNDVVWGAFTEQLDGMRERFRARPADEPLMESIRAVVVEFNRVEPAETDRHRRRLELILRVPALQAHSTLRYAEWRAVVADFAADRLDTSPSALEPQTIAHAALGAALAAYDHWLERPGSDLCATLDVALRRLAVGFAPRGT, encoded by the coding sequence ATGGCCGGGCCAGCATCCGTTCACCCGACCGGCGCAGGCACGGGACCTGGGCGGCGCCGCACCACCAGCCCCGTCGAGCTGGAGCGCGTGGCGTTCGCCCTGTTCGACTCCGACGGCTTCGAGCACACGACCGTCGAGCGCATCGCCCGCACCGCCGGGATCGGGCGGCGCACCTTCTTCCGCTACTTCGAGTCGAAGAACGACGTCGTGTGGGGCGCGTTCACCGAGCAGCTGGACGGGATGCGGGAGCGGTTCCGCGCCCGGCCCGCCGACGAGCCGCTGATGGAGTCGATCCGCGCGGTCGTCGTCGAGTTCAACCGCGTCGAGCCCGCCGAGACCGACCGGCACCGCCGCCGCCTCGAACTGATCTTGCGCGTTCCGGCGCTGCAGGCGCATTCCACGCTGCGCTACGCCGAATGGCGAGCGGTGGTCGCCGATTTCGCCGCCGATCGCCTCGACACGTCACCGAGCGCGCTGGAACCGCAGACCATCGCCCACGCGGCGCTGGGGGCGGCACTGGCCGCCTACGACCACTGGCTCGAACGGCCGGGTTCCGACCTCTGCGCCACCCTCGACGTCGCCCTTCGCCGGCTGGCAGTGGGATTCGCGCCGCGGGGTACGTAG
- a CDS encoding NDMA-dependent alcohol dehydrogenase, with product MKTRGALLREQGRRAGYTIDDIEIGEPRAGEVRVKLAAAGLCHSDFHYDAGDGFVDAPPLLGGHEGAGIVEEVGPGVADLAVGDRVITTFIPSCGHCRWCRDGRGNLCDRGADLLTGRALDGSRRVHSHGEPVTPMTFLGTFAPYTVCPADSLVKFGDDIPMPVAAIAGCAVPTGWGTAVNIAQVRQGDVTVVIGTGGVGMNAVQGARLAGAAVIVAVDPVRWKREKAREFGATHTAADLAEAHALVADLTAGVMADRAIITVGVVPGDMIEPALGLISKGGVLALGGVGAMSTHQVSLSLFPFVMFEKQLRGGVYGGCKPRNDVPKLLDLYRAGRLKLDELITRTYRLEDINQGYRDMEEGDTIRGVITFE from the coding sequence ATGAAGACCAGAGGCGCCCTGCTGCGAGAACAGGGACGACGCGCCGGGTACACCATCGACGACATCGAGATCGGCGAACCGCGCGCCGGGGAGGTCCGGGTCAAGCTCGCCGCGGCCGGGCTGTGCCACTCCGACTTCCACTACGACGCCGGGGACGGCTTCGTCGACGCGCCGCCGCTGCTCGGCGGGCACGAAGGCGCGGGCATCGTCGAGGAGGTCGGGCCCGGTGTGGCGGACCTCGCCGTCGGCGACCGGGTGATCACCACGTTCATCCCGTCCTGCGGGCACTGCCGGTGGTGCCGGGACGGCCGCGGCAACCTGTGCGACCGGGGCGCGGACCTGCTCACCGGGCGCGCGCTGGACGGATCGCGGCGGGTGCACTCGCACGGGGAACCCGTGACGCCGATGACGTTCCTCGGCACCTTCGCGCCCTACACCGTCTGCCCCGCCGACTCGCTGGTGAAGTTCGGCGACGACATCCCGATGCCCGTGGCCGCCATCGCCGGGTGCGCGGTGCCCACCGGGTGGGGAACCGCCGTCAACATCGCGCAGGTGCGGCAAGGAGATGTGACGGTGGTGATCGGCACCGGCGGAGTCGGGATGAACGCCGTGCAGGGCGCCCGCCTCGCCGGGGCCGCGGTGATCGTCGCCGTCGATCCGGTGCGGTGGAAGCGGGAGAAGGCCCGCGAGTTCGGCGCCACCCACACCGCCGCCGACCTCGCCGAAGCCCACGCCCTGGTCGCCGACCTCACCGCCGGCGTGATGGCCGACCGGGCGATCATCACCGTCGGCGTGGTCCCCGGCGACATGATCGAACCGGCGCTCGGGCTGATCAGCAAGGGCGGCGTGCTCGCGCTCGGCGGCGTCGGCGCGATGAGCACCCACCAGGTGTCGCTGAGCCTGTTCCCGTTCGTCATGTTCGAGAAGCAGCTGCGCGGCGGCGTCTACGGCGGCTGCAAGCCCCGCAACGACGTGCCGAAGCTGCTCGACCTCTACCGCGCGGGCCGTCTGAAGCTCGACGAGCTGATCACCCGCACCTACCGCCTGGAGGACATCAACCAGGGCTACCGCGACATGGAGGAGGGCGACACGATCCGCGGCGTGATCACCTTCGAATGA
- a CDS encoding pseudouridine synthase — protein MRRKLRSPLPQRDGLDAARMRLPDTGTWPTVRDHLVDRLPVAPGEVDRMLRERRVAAVDGSFVDADTPFAPGSFLWIQRALPVETPVPFELDVLHRDEHLLVVDKPHFLATTPRGGHVAETALVRLRRALDLPELSPAHRLDRMTAGLVLFTVHEAARREYQLLFQNRAVRKEYEAIAHHAPEPAVPDVVRSRIVKERGVLQAQEVPGPVNAETRVEPVERRGTAVRYRLLPTTGRTHQLRVHLASVGAPIVGDDLYPVVRDRAPDDFADPLRLLAKALRFTDPITGAPRHFESRRELDWPDDAQPPR, from the coding sequence ATGCGACGCAAGCTCCGGTCTCCCCTGCCGCAACGCGACGGCCTCGACGCCGCGCGGATGCGCCTGCCGGACACCGGCACGTGGCCGACGGTGCGGGACCACCTCGTCGACCGGCTGCCGGTGGCTCCCGGCGAAGTCGACCGGATGCTGCGGGAACGACGCGTCGCGGCGGTCGACGGCAGCTTCGTCGACGCGGACACGCCCTTCGCACCGGGCTCGTTCCTGTGGATCCAGCGCGCACTGCCGGTGGAGACGCCGGTGCCGTTCGAACTCGACGTCCTGCACCGCGACGAGCACCTGCTGGTCGTGGACAAACCGCACTTCCTGGCCACCACCCCGCGCGGCGGGCACGTCGCCGAGACGGCGCTGGTCCGGTTGCGCCGCGCGCTGGACCTGCCGGAGCTCAGCCCCGCGCACCGGCTGGACCGGATGACGGCGGGCCTCGTGCTGTTCACGGTGCACGAAGCGGCCCGCCGGGAGTACCAGCTGCTGTTCCAGAACCGCGCGGTGCGCAAGGAGTACGAGGCCATCGCGCACCACGCCCCGGAGCCGGCCGTGCCTGACGTCGTGCGCAGCAGGATCGTCAAGGAGCGCGGCGTGCTCCAAGCCCAGGAGGTGCCGGGGCCGGTGAACGCGGAGACCCGCGTCGAACCCGTCGAACGCCGCGGCACCGCCGTCCGCTACCGGCTGCTGCCGACGACGGGGCGGACCCACCAGCTCCGCGTGCACCTGGCCTCGGTGGGCGCGCCGATCGTCGGCGACGACCTCTACCCGGTGGTGCGGGACCGCGCGCCGGACGACTTCGCGGATCCGTTGCGGTTGCTGGCGAAAGCCCTCCGCTTCACCGATCCGATCACCGGCGCCCCGCGGCACTTCGAGAGCCGCCGGGAGCTCGATTGGCCCGACGACGCACAGCCCCCGCGATAG